The following proteins are co-located in the Anas platyrhynchos isolate ZD024472 breed Pekin duck chromosome 1, IASCAAS_PekinDuck_T2T, whole genome shotgun sequence genome:
- the MTIF3 gene encoding translation initiation factor IF-3, mitochondrial, whose amino-acid sequence MTTFCVMKLLRHATRNENGYAKRFFGTLLTQTAQKGVFSPFCMVVPDPKKTTVFGLAQPFCMAEKSRREPKQKTAFGSVGQRIPYRILHVLNQDGESLGNMHRADALRLMDQHGLKLVLLRENVDPPVYRLMTGQQIHEEQLKRAEKKKASSKAGLVQKELSFSSAIAKNDLETKTKQIAHWIEKKYHVKVTVRQAKDSNTDMFILFDRILETVSDKATYLSKPKAIKEGTGTCILRHMSDKELQAHQKAEKQKNSAVNKDGNEDQKSSGVSQ is encoded by the exons ATGACCACCTTTTGTGTGATGAAACTTTTACGTCACGCAACCAGAAATGAGAATGGATATGCAAAAAGATTCTTTGGTACTCTCCTGACACAGACAGCACAAAAGGGAGTCTTTTCTCCATTCTGCATGGTAGTACCTGACCCTAAAAAGACAACAGTGTTCGGACTTGCTCAGCCGTTTTGTATGGCTGAAAAATCTCGCAGAgaaccaaaacagaaaacagcgtTTGGAAGTGTTGGGCAAAGAATTCCATATCGAATTTTGCACGTCCTCAACCAGGACGGAGAGAGCTTAGGAAATATGCACCGAGCGGATGCACTCAGACTTATGGATCAGCATGGCCTGAAACTCGTTCTGCTTCGTGAGAACGTCGACCCTCCTGTGTACAGGCTAATGACTGGGCAGCAGATTCATGAAGAGCAGCTTAAGcgtgcagagaagaaaaaagcaagttCAAAAGCAG GGCTAGTTCAGAAGGAGTTATCCTTTTCTTCAGCTATTGCTAAGAACGACTTGGAGACCAAGACTAAGCAGATAGCACACTGGATTGAAAAGAAGTACCACGTTAAAGTTACCGTCCGCCAAGCAAAGGACAGCAATACAGACATG TTCATCCTTTTTGATCGGATTTTGGAGACTGTGTCTGACAAAGCCACTTACCTTTCCAAGCCAAAAGCTATTAAAGAAGGAACAGGTACCTGTATTTTGAGACACATGTCTGACAAAGAGTTGCAAGCACACCAGAAGgcggaaaagcagaaaaacagtgCAGTAAACAAAGATGGAAATGAAGATCAGAAGTCAAGTGGGGTGTCTCAGTGA
- the GTF3A gene encoding transcription factor IIIA yields MAVEGAAAAAGASPSPCSCPSPPGGSSSIGSAPAASPSSTRPFICSFPGCDAAFSKGWRLDAHLCRHTGERPYVCGHEGCGKGFTREFHRARHLLTHSGEKPFECTADGCNQKFGTKSNLKKHIQRKHENQQKQYVCDFEGCNKSFKKHQQLKVHQCHHTNEPPFKCSHEGCGKSFATPSRLKRHEKIHEGYACKKENCSYIGKTWTELLKHNKESHTEPIVCSECSKTFKRKDYLKQHQKTHAVEREVCRCPREGCGRTYTTLFNLQSHILSFHEEKKPFSCDHPGCGKVFAMKQSLARHMVDHDPEKRKLKLKSKRSRPKRSLASRLSGYIPPKTQPGKGVAVTESKTVDKPVENEIPTVEILTLQ; encoded by the exons ATGGCTGTGgagggagcggcggcggcggcgggcgcgtccccgtccccgtgctCGTGCCCGTCCCCGCccggtggcagcagcagcatcggGAGCGCGCCCGCCgcctcccccagcagcacccgccCGTTCATCTGCTCCTTCCCCGGCTGCGACGCCGCCTTCAGCAAGGGCTGGCGGCTGGACGCGCACCTCTGCCGGCACACGGGCGAG AGGCCGTACGTCTGCGGGCATGAAGGCTGCGGGAAGGGCTTCACCAGGGAGTTCCACCGGGCTCGGCACCTCCTCACGCACAGCGGGGAAAAGCCCTTTGA GTGCACGGCTGATGGATGCAATCAGAAATTCGGGACAAAATCAAACCTGAAGAAACACATCCAACGCAAGCATGAAAATCAGCAGAAGCAATATGTG TGCGACTTTGAAGGCTGTAACAAGTCTTTCAAGAAACATCAGCAACTTAAAGTTCACCAGTGTCACCACACCAATGAACCTCCCTTCAA ATGTAGTCATGAAGGATGTGGAAAGAGCTTTGCTACTCCAAGTAGACTAAAACGGCACGAGAAGATACATGAAG GCTATGcatgcaagaaagaaaactgctcATATATTGGAAAAACGTGGACTGAGCTTCTGAAACATAATAAAGAAAGTCATACAG AGCCAATAGTTTGCAGTGAGTGTTCCAAAACTTTTAAACGCAAGGACTACCTCAAGCAGCATCAAAAAACACATGCTGTGGAGAGGGAAGTCTGCCGCTGCCCAAGAGAAGGATGTGGGAGAACTTACACAACTTTATTTAACCTTCAAAGCCATATTCTCTCGtttcatgaggaaaaaaagccattctCTTGTGATCATCCAGGCTGTGGAAAAGTGTTTGCAATGAAG CAGAGCCTGGCAAGGCACATGGTTGACCATGATCCtgaaaagagaaagctgaaattaaaa AGTAAACGTTCTCGCCCTAAGAGGAGCTTAGCCTCTCGTCTGAGCGGATACATTCCTCCTAAAACACAGCCAGGAAAAGGTGTGGCTGTGACAGAGAGCAAGACAGTGGATAAACCTGTGGAAAATGAAATACCAACTGTTGAAATTCTGACTCTGCAGTAA